Part of the Henckelia pumila isolate YLH828 chromosome 2, ASM3356847v2, whole genome shotgun sequence genome is shown below.
aatatattcaaatgtatttttgttGTATGTAGAAGTAGCAACATAAATTTCAaatctattttttttcatttttatatgATATTTCATGTTGATTAAGATAGATTTCAAGTCCACCCAATAATAAACTCATTTGAAATGCATTATACTTTATATAACTAATGTATAAATAAGTAGTGTatagatttaatatttaatctaTTGTTTCATTGTTAACAATTAAATAGATTTTAAATCCACAGCCTCATAAATTCGTAGCTTTTAGTGTTttgatcaattttttttcattcaagGGTGTTTGATGTTTTCTGTTAACGCTCTATTTTTTCAAAGTGGTATGACGACAGTTATATATCTGTGGAAATTAGTAAATGAGGCTGTGTAATgttataaaacaaaaaaaacaaaaacaaaaacaaaaaaacaaaaacaaaaacaaaaaaaaacacacgcacacacacacaatacACTTGTATTTGGTTGCGCACCAAATGACAAATAAACGCTACATCTTACTTGGACTAATCAGGCAGTTCAAATTGTTAATGGAAATTGGACATGTCATATAGAAAACACTACAATTGAGCTTATATCGATACATTTTATGAAAATGTAAAATTAAATAGTCAAGAGGCGTTCTCGCGCAGGCCCGCGTATAGTTGCAAATTAATCGAAGAGTTCAATTCTGCACAAGTGTTCTTTCCCCGTGGTTTCGTTAAAGTAAGTTAGATTCTGACATTTCTTTCGGTTGCATGGACACCTTATAGTTCCGTCAGGTAAACATGTCGAATTACTTTTtgcaaaaacaacaaaaacctCTATACCATGAatgaattcatcattcaaatATCCATTAACAAATCGACGATCAATCCAACTTCTGTCGTAAGACATATTCGTTCCTACATGCattagtgtatatatatatatatttgaaagttGGTTACAAAACATATTCAAattgtaaattttaaaaatttattccaggttataaaataaaatttattatgcaattaaacaaaaattttcataaaaaaatattttacagcaaattttaaaaaaacaattcgTATTTCAAATAACGTACCTCTTATGCTAGCTTGTGGATTTGAAACAGCGAATAGGAGACAAACTTTTATTGGGCCGTGTTGCTATCAACAAAACAAAGAATTTCGTATTATATAGGCGTTGCAAGATTTAATTCTGACGATGAGGCAAATTTATATAGGCCAATTGTTGCCACAGTTTTATAAAACCATCACAatgtaaataataaattaatgagACGTAGAATAAacgcgtatatatatatatatttgaaagttGTTTACAAAACATATTCAAAtcgtaaatttaaaaaatttattctaggttataaaataaaattttttatgcaattaaacaaattttttcataaaaaaaaattacacgacaaattttaaaaaaaacaattcgtATTGCAAATACCGTACCTCTTATGCTAGCTTGTGGAGTTTGAAACAACGAATAGGAGACAAACTCAATTTTATTGTGGCGTGATGCTATCAACAAAATAAAGAAGTTCGAATTATATAGGCATTGCAAGATTTGATTCTGACGACGAGGAAATTTATAGGCCAATTTTTGCCACGGTTTTTTATAAAACCGTTGCAaagtaaataataaattaatgagACGAGGAATGAACACGTTTTTAATGCGTAGAATAAATATTTCCACGGTTAAATTAACACTGTAGCAATTGTTGTCACGGATTTAGTTAAACCATGGCAATGTTTGCCACGTATGTAAACCGTGGCAATGTTGGCAACGGTTTATATTAAACCGTGGCAAAACCGTGGCACTTTTTACCACGGTTTATTTTCAACCGTGGCaatgtaaaaaataaattaatgagaCGCGGAATGAATGCGTTGTAGACgcgtaaaataaaatttgccaCTGTTAACTTAAAATCGTGGCAATATTTGCCACGTATTTTAACCGTGACAATTTTTGCCACGGTTTGAATTATACCGTGGCAAGTTTTGCCATGGTTTAATAAACCGTGGCAatgtaaataataaattaaatattgtcACTATTTAATAAACACCGTTGCAAATTATTGCAACGGTTTAAAATAACCGTGGCAAATGATGACGGTTTGAAAAATAGCATAATATTGCCACGGTTCTTGTAAAAACGTGGCAAATATTGCCACGATTACATTAAAAACGTGGCAATTTGCCACGGTTATTAGAACCGTTACAAAAAATATTGCAACGGTTTTATAAACCGTGTTGAATTACCACGGTTAATTTTTACTGTTGATATTTGCCACGTTTTTATTAAAACCGTGACAACGTTTGCTACGGTTTATATTAAACCGTGGCAAACtccgttttttttttgtagtgatagATCGATCAAAAATTTGAAAGTCAAAACTTATCAATTGTTACTACATGCatgtaaattaaatatttatgagtttAGTAATTAGAATAAACTTACATTTTGCTTAATGCAGTAAACCTActtaaatcatttttaaaaattcttatAATATGAGATATTTAACACAAAAGGATACTTTTGAATATAGCTTTTTGAGGAGGTTGATTAGAATAATAATTAACTGCTAAAAAACACTAATTAAGAAGAAAGATCGAAAATACCAAGTCATGGGCGACTATATATTCTATAGTTCTACTTTAATAAGACTCTTATAATGTCTTCCGTGACTTTACAAAGAGTAGCAAACTGAGTGTTTATAGATGTCATAGGCGACTTGATTTCAAGCTTAGCAAAGCATTTCTCACATTCTTGTTCATCTCCATTTGCATAATTCATGTCAGTGATTGCCTCTTTGAGAGAATTTGATTGCAAATGTTCTACCGCATGCTGGATATAATCTGTGCTTTCATCGTACACTGGATAACAGACATTGTCCAAACACTCTGGTACGCGGGGATCCGTTGCGTTCCTTCCCAATTGAAGCATAACTCTTAGTATTTCATCTACTTTGCTCCGTGTTACCCCCATCATGATACGTGCTAGTCCTTTTATGTCTGCGTTGTAGCTACGAGGATTCGATTTCAAAGAAGAGATGCACAATTTGTAGTCATACGTTCTCTTACACACGCTTTCTAATAATGTCATGTCTTTGTTGTTGCTTGCTTTTCCTTGAGCAAAGAAGGAGATGGACACCGTAACAAGAACTatcaaaaacactttttttgTCATTTGTATGTTTTTCGCAGATAATTAATAGATATGCAAGACAACAATTGAATTATATATGTTTGTGAAATACATATGATGATGACTAAAGATAACAACAATATCGATATAAAAggaattatttaattacaaaaacaaaaatttattgTAGTTCCAAAAAGGTGCGATATGTGTTTGatccgaaaaaaaaaagaatatatcATTTGTTTCCATTATCATCACAATAAATGGAGAAAGATACTCTAACGACATTTGGGATAAGTTTCTTAATAAAAAACATAtttgtaaaatattaattattaaattgagAAACTATTTTAAGAGTAATTATTAAATAATGATTTTATAGATGCAAGATCATGATCTTGCTTCTGGAtttcttttttgaaaaaaatatttttctcatccctgtattcaaaatttgaaatgcttttggtttttatttagtttatataaaaaaaacatctcTGAAATAAATGCTTTGCAAGCGATAATTATTTAACAGTTGTGGTTGTGGATCGAGTGGTCCTACAATCttgttacaaaaaaaaaattaaattattaaattaaaaaacaaggatttaaaaaatTAGTAGGAATATGAGAGGTACTTTTGGCTAAATTAAAAGGGAACAggatgtttaaattattttaaaaataaaaatttcttaatAAAATAGGGGTAAGAAAAAGAGATTGGGAATAAACTACTGTGTATATTCTATTGGGGAATGATGTTGGAGAATGTCAAGCTTGAGTGACTCGAAATTTGCGAACTTGATTAAATTCAAGATTTATGATTATCAAGCACGGGACGATCGAAGACAAGAAGAAATCTTTGGAAAAGAAATTAATATACgtacttgaaaaaaaaaatattgcaatcactgaaaaaatgtaacaaagacacataaaaataatatatatagtgtgagtttCTTAAACTCATATTTTGCTTTAGCTTTGCTAGAAGGATGCTATAATATTACTCTACAAAAGTAATtctgataaaaaaattaatattagaataacttatttatcaaacactattaattttttatttataatttttcacTTATTATAAAGTAAAAGTAGCATGTTGACTAGTTGGTTGCACATAAAATTTAGATAAATAAGAAACCATTCATTTTTTGTAGTCACACCcaattattattgtttttatgAGTTGGGACGAAATGTTATAATTATGTCTTGAACTCGAGATTTTGTTACTCAAAactttatgccgttgaaaatcCACGCTACACGCTCTTAGAATCTATCGTTGAATGATAAATAATATGCATATTTAAGTTGAATATGGTCACatatacaacaaaataaaatatgtcCATGTGGAGGAAATAATATATCTAACGTTTACTTTTCaataaaatgttaaaaaaaaaaaaccaaatcccaacaatttaaatattttttgacccatcaacaattttaaattatgtagcataacatgcaattatattatatggaaaaaaacatgaaaaataaggAAAAAAGATCGATGAAAGGTAAATGAGATATAAtaagggcaatttgctcaaaaatccccaaatgcaaacatgttttgctttggggtccctagtcataaaatgtggtacaaaacaatacaagatgtggtacaaaaccatacaagatgtggtacaaattaacaaaaaatgtggtacaaaaaagtggctaaGGAGTGCAgaacaaaacatgtttgcattgggaatttttgagcaatttgcacatATAATAATGGCAAAAAAGTAGAAATATGAAATAGTATAGAAAATATATACACCATCATCCTATGCATGTGATGATGTGAACATACATAAATATTGGTATAGCACATGCCCTTTCCCATTTCGGTGCtaataatgtttttttaatatactttatttattttactaataTAGAGTTTTGCCTTACACAAGCAAAAAGACTAAACCAGCTATTAGTGGTCATTACTCACTGTGTTAATAAAATTCTGATGAATTTAGTTCTTCACAATATTTAGATGTAAACACCACCAAGTTTTTATTGTAAACTTAAAGTATGTTTCCTAGTTTGTTACGCATAAAATTTTGGATAAATAAGAAGCCATCCAATTTTTTGTCACCACacttaatcattttattttagtttttttttttttaaaaaaaaaaaaagaaatttgagGGGAGTTGTTGTAACTGGATTTCGAATTCAAGTTATCATTTCAAATTGAAACATTTGAAAATTTACTTGGGGACTCAATAACTAAGATCAAACAAATTCGTCAAGAAATGTGATGTCAATGTATAATCcaatttcatatcaaaatttttcattaacatataaaattttgtatttttatacTTTTATCAAGAAGAACATCAACTGTACACCagataattaatattaaaatgtttgaaataaaattatatgaAAATTACCATATAAATTTTGTAAATATATGAAGTGCAAATTGCATATCTTATTCTGCATAggttataataaaataattataaatatgaattaattaaattataaataatttcataaaaaaatatacacaagaattaaatttcattttGCATTTTAATATTCAATCAttttaacaataaaaaattatatgaaataactccaaaattaattttgtaTGGGCTGGATAATAACATGTAGTCTAATatgttaataaaattattaaaaatatatattaataatattaactCAGGTCGAGAAGAGGTTTTATTCTCGTCCCTATCTAGATATCAACCGAGATGGAAGAATTTAGGTCGAGAAAACTTCGAGTTGATATCTTCTTAAGACGAGATTGGAATGGAATTCGAGATTTTGAGAAATGTTGTTAGTCTAGTTTGAACTTGTGAAATCCCTCTAACATATCACTAGCCATAGTCatagttaatataatattacTTGGTGATGGGTCGGTTGAGTGTATATAATTTAAATCCATTAACCCAAAATAAAGAATGAATTACAATTATATGTAGTCAACATACACATTGTTTCTTTGTTTCTAAAAATAGTTTTTTCTTCAttgttttctttgtttctaaAAATAGTTTTTTCTTCATGTATTGAACTATCTATAAAGTATAATGTATTCATAGAATTTGAAAGCTTCGATCCCTGTCTCTATTAACCTTTTTCCCCTTTTACTTGCAATGATGACTAATCAAAAATCGAGATGAAAGAAAAACATAGTCAAACATAGTTATTAACCAAATGATATACAATAATACCCAAAATATATCTATTTTTTTCCTTCCCaaacaaaagaagaaaaaaaaaaagaaaagaaaagaaaaagactCACAATTATGAAGAACAAATTCCAATGATATGAAATCATAAGCTTGAAATAAAGACAATTAACCTGAAATATGTATACAATTCCAACTGTCTCATTGACCTCaaagaaaattttcaaatgaCATACTTGGGACGACAAATCACCAATAAGGCACGAATATTTGggaaaaaattgattttatatATGTAATGAAAATGTGTTAATCATTATACTTTAGAGacatatttacaaaaaaaaaattaatattttaaaattaatatatatgtggACATGCTTATGTCCGTGGTCCATTGCTAATTTGCTATGGCGTGTCCTTTTTTTTAGACATTTATAGCCAAAGTCTAAATTATTTGTTAATTTTGGCAACAAATCTCTtactttttatataaaaataagcttatttaaagaattaaatattttttggatACACCTCCTCAACTTAGAGAAAAATTGgctacaaaatttttttaataaaagattaCCTAAAATTTGATGTGTtctattaatttttcatatttttcctaGTGCATGGTGGTAAGCCAACAAAAACTTGTAGAAACATGTGAACTAGGAGGCTTGTTGTTATAAAAACTTACACAAATTTTTATAGAAGGCTCAATAAAATTTCTTATTATCAACATTCTATTTCTCGTAATGGTacgcaagaaaaaaaaaattatttggtgGAAACATGTAAATATCGCAAGGATGACATGTAGACAGCCATGATGACAAATTCCAAATCCCATTATATATATGATGAGTAATAACTATTGGGAAATTACAAgcatatttaatatattatcataTGGCTATATATTCTCATTTCTATATAAACTTAGTCATTGTCTTTATCCATCTTAAACATGAAAATAGGAATTAACTATAATTGTATGTATAATCATTTTTGTAATTTGTTAAAATGATAAACAACGAAATTTCAAGCTTATATATAAATGTGGCCGGACAACGTAACAATGCCTATCACTTACACACTAGCTAGCTAGCTCCATAAACTTTCAAGCTGAAATTCTTATAAGATCGTAACTCGTAACAACCGTGTGGTAGTTCTTGCTTTAAATTCCGAGGTCGAATCTGCGGCAAAAATCGTAAGGATTCTCTTGAGTTTATTTTTACGTACCAATATTGTTCTATGATTTGTGCAATATATATGATCTTCGATATAATCACAGTACTTCATAACAATGTCCAACTTAATTCTTGTCAATTATATTGTAGAAGAAACTGACGAGGAATTCTGCAGCTCTCATTATATGATCAACATTATTTAGAGCATACGGACTGCAAATAATTAACCaggtaattaattaaaaacgaTTTATTCTCTTCGTTTGAAAGAGCTAGCTgcgtttcgtttttttttttaatttctcagTAGTACTCGAACGATTAGCATTGCAAAAGTGAACATGTATTGTTTAAGACTCgtgttaattatattttatttaaaattaataagagataattaattttaaatttttgggatttaaaataattaaaccagATAATTTAATCAcgtatttaaaattaattatgtttTGGAAAATATCGGACGGCGCCGTATCTACGTCATAAATGTGGCTTCGGAAATCTCCGGACGAGAGCTATCTTCCGGCACCTATATTAcaactttttttctttttttttatcgcGACTCCCGGAAAACCCGTCGCCTTTTGCCGCCGCCGTAATAGAAGGCTTTTGTTCCTTCGAGCCGAAAATTGTGAATTTAGAAGCAAGAATTCGCGCGAGCCGAACCCCTAGCCTTTTCGGGACTGAAATCTGTGCGCGATTCTCCAGGTGACGTTCCGGCCATTTTTAGACAGAAGCTTTTCGAGCCAAGTTTCCAATTTTCTTGAGTTCGTGGCTCTCCGGTCAAGTTCCGGCCGACCGCCTTCGGTTTCCTACCATTCTACTTCGAGTTGGAGGTGTTCAACTCGATTTCCCAGCCTTCGGATTTGAGTTTAGCTACTAGTTTGAAAGTGAGTTCAAATTAGACCGATTTAAAGTTCGATTCAAATATTTCATAATTGTATCTGCGACATCATGAGTTGGAATTCCAGAAGTCTGCttggtatatatattttaaaaattcagatttatattttagaCATTTTCCAAGTCTTGCGTAGTATGAATTGAATATATTGGCTATTCGATGAATTAAAATCGCTAAATATAATTATTAGAATTCATGGTGCCAATTCTTGATATAAAATGCAaagtttggaaattttaggacTAATGGTTGCTCGAATGCAGTTTAGCaatgttaaatttaaaaatactattATGCGACTCTAGAAATGATTCATTTTAGGCATTTTAATGTAATATTGAGATTTTAGGAACTTAAAATTGCCTACATGGTTGAAGTTAGACTTTTTAGTTGATTTGAAATggttaaatttttatatgattaTAAGACCTTTTAAATGACTATTCAGGTGAATTGTCTGAGTTGACATTTTCAGGCATTTTTTGAGGATTTATATGATTGGTATATGCTTGATTGAGGTACGTAGATATCAGTTATTTTAATGATGTATGACAAATGCATTTGATTATCCTGTGTATGATTTATGTgttttttgttgaattatgtgatattatatgcTGACTTGTATATTATCAGTCGTTAATTAATgtgtaaataaaatattttttttttgtcaacaCACAAATTGATTTTAGTTAGACACATCAATGTCACTAAACATATCTCATTGAGCCTTTTTATCATTGAGATCCAGTATATTTCGGTTGAGATTCGTTATATATGATATGAAATGATAAATATCGTGAAGATTTTTGGGCACCTCACATATTGAGATCCAAACACCAGAGGAAAAATATCACGCCCCGGGCCTATGTCCGCGCCTGCGCGACCGCACAATGAGCTCCTATAGCAAATACTTCGTATTCGTcttcgctttacgaaaatgattaaatcAAGTTGCTATAGAGGTCCATTGTAGTCCATATTTTCTCATGTGAGATCGGGGTATTAGTACAATCACTTCTCTTTCAGAAGTACACGTTCTCGTCGCACCCTAACCGAGTATCATAAGCACCTCTCTTTCAGAAGTAGACGTTCTCGTCGCAGCCTAATCTCTCGATTCACGAGTATCGGGAATCTAGATGTTGCTCCAAaagttcaggaggtggctcccacgcaCGTAGCACTTTGCCCCGCATAGCACTTATTTCCCGGAGTCAATGCTTATAAATTCAAGTTGCTATAGATGTCCATTATAAATTCATTTTAAGtcttttatttttctcatgTGAGAGAGGGAATATCACAAAAACCATGGAAGAATCCAGACTTCTGCCTTAAATATAATCCaatagaaaattattttttaagtttgtaTTTAGAAAACAAATAACATAAATGATCTTAGCCACCAAAGTTCGCATGAAAGAACACTTAACTGCATGAAAAAATCTTAAGTACAAGGCACACATGTTGACATTTTCATTATATATAGCTTAAAACTCATATCTTAGTCCAACCTAAAATCGGCTGGCAACGAATAAACCGTAACCTGGCATACGTGATGCAAGAGTGGCTATGCTTCAGTTCACTGTTCACCTTATTTCATGTGATAATTAACTAGTCCTCACTGAATTGCTCTAACGTATTATGTATGTATATTCTACTGTTTTTTTCCTAAGTTATACAGAGATTTAACAAGAGTCTGCCGTGAACAACATGATATTTTAATATCGGCATAAACTTTACATGAACAGTATATGAGTATATCATGCCAACAAATTAAGTAAATCAGATATTTTATTGGTACTAATGATGCAAGTTTTTAAAAGGAAAAGCAGCAAAGAAGCATGGAAAAACAATATGTTATGAGTTGTGTGTGTATATTGTTATTCCTCATCTCGGCATAACGAGGTGTATACCTGCAAATGACTTTCGTAGTTGCCAAATATTGTATTGGAAACCTCACAGCTATCTCCCAAGCGATTTCACCAGCACCAACTACAGTGCAAAGACAACATACATCTTGATAAGAGCAAGAATTTACTATGAGCATGTTTTTATTCTGGACAAGAAGATCAACATGTATTTCATGGGAGATGGGATGGACAAGACTATAATATCCGGGAAAAGATGCAAGAACATGGGATTCCCGACTTACGACACAATAATAGTTAGTAAGTAGTTTAGAAGTGTCAAAACGGGCTAGCGGAGAGGGCCGTCTACATTAATCCGTCGTAACCCATCATTAGGCTGGATGGGAGGGCCCACATTTTAGACTGTTGGAAAAACACCAACCCAGCTGTTTTGGGTGGTGGGACGGGTCAACTCGGGTGGGTGGTTTTGTGTAATTTGGCGATTTTTGGCGAACAAAATCGCAATTCGCCACAAACCACCATTAGGCAGGGCGAGGTGGCCCACCTTTTAGGtaggttgaaatttttttaaatcaatctACCTATTTTGTATGATGAGGCGGGCCAACCCGACAAACCTAGCctattttgacacctctaataAGTACATGAAAACATAACTTCTGTAATTTTGCTTGACTAGTGGTCTATGAGTGCTAAACATGGAGGAGAAACCATTTcaaatgaataatattattaagaTTATTGTGTTATTCATATTTTTTAGAATAGCCGCTAATTGTTTTGTGGCCAAGAAAATCACCTTCGAGAACATTGTTGGTGTAAACATGAAGAGTCAGTCGCTGACGAACGAAGGTGATTATTCCGCTTTCTACATATGTAGATTTGTAAGCTACCAGGATACATTATATGTCTGAAAGGGAATCCAATTTTTCAGAGAGTACGATGTTTATGGAATAGTAGACTTCATATTCGGCGAGGCACAAGCGCTGTTTCAAAATTGGCATATCTATGCACGCAGACCTCGTCAAGGGCAGTCAAATACGATCATGgcacaagaaattttttttatcaaaacgaGAATTTTCTGCCATAGTGTTGCATAACTACACGATTGCAGACTTGCAGTGGCACCAGATTTGCAGCCGACGATGAACGTGAGGAGCTATTTAGGCAGGCCCTGGAATAACTACTCAACAACGGTGATCATGCAAAGTTTCTTGGACAAATTGGCTGATCCAAGAGGCTGACTGAAGTGGCCAAGATATGGATTAGACCATGTACACTATGCAGAATATCATAATTGGGGGGGCCAGGGGCAAATAACAACACTAGAATAAAATGGATGAAAAATGGTTAGGATTAACTAAAATACCTATAATTTGTCACATAATACCTTGCTTTAAATAAATTTCTTTGTGTCGCCAAATCAGATGATGGGTCTGCTATTTAGGTTGGGTATATAATTCAAAATCCATCCATTAATCCAATTAAACATAAGAAATTTAAGGGCTCAATACTTCAAATATTAACTTTGTTGGCTAAATTCTTATCGGGCCATTAAATTGCTTCAGTTTGATTGGGTTAATGGATGGATTTTGAATATATACCCAACCAAAATAGCAGACACATCGCCTGATCCGACGACACAAGAAAATTTCTTTAAAACAAAGTTTTATGTGACAGTcgttattttaattatcaaatagAGAACACCAGAGTGCCAAAACAAATTGAAATAGTTTTATTTACATCCAAACTACAAGGAGACCTATCAAAATATAATCATAGGTAATAAGGTATTTTAGTTAACCCTGGCCATTTTTCACTTCTATGAAGACCCTTGCTATGAATTTTTTTGCTTTCGTAAATTCGATCGCGTGCGCCCATTTTACTCTAGTGTTGTTATTTGCCCCTGGCCCCcaattattatattttgcatAGTATACATGGTCTACTCCATGTCCTGGCCACTCCAGCCAACCTCT
Proteins encoded:
- the LOC140878054 gene encoding cell wall / vacuolar inhibitor of fructosidase 2-like, which gives rise to MTKKVFLIVLVTVSISFFAQGKASNNKDMTLLESVCKRTYDYKLCISSLKSNPRSYNADIKGLARIMMGVTRSKVDEILRVMLQLGRNATDPRVPECLDNVCYPVYDESTDYIQHAVEHLQSNSLKEAITDMNYANGDEQECEKCFAKLEIKSPMTSINTQFATLCKVTEDIIRVLLK